A part of Paenibacillus donghaensis genomic DNA contains:
- a CDS encoding response regulator transcription factor codes for MKIRVLIADDNSFIREGMKIILGTFEEFEVLATVGDGQEAVDFCRTHEVDVALLDVRMPHMNGVQATRLLNAETLAKPLILTTFDDDEYIIEAIRHGAKGYLLKNNDPERIREAIKSVHNGNNVIQDVVLDKLIESMGGRQQSEAAETSSPLKEETMEFPFDRTLFTRRELDVMSLIAEGHSNKGISGKLFISEGTTANYITSILNKTALQHRTQIAIYYLTGHTHTYEI; via the coding sequence ATGAAGATTAGAGTGCTGATTGCAGATGACAACAGCTTCATCCGGGAAGGGATGAAGATTATCCTGGGCACCTTTGAAGAATTTGAGGTGCTGGCCACCGTGGGGGACGGGCAGGAGGCAGTGGACTTCTGCCGGACTCATGAAGTGGATGTAGCGCTGCTCGATGTCCGTATGCCCCATATGAACGGGGTCCAGGCCACGCGTCTACTGAATGCGGAAACGTTGGCCAAACCGCTGATTCTGACCACTTTTGATGATGATGAATATATTATTGAGGCTATCCGGCACGGAGCAAAGGGTTATTTGCTGAAGAATAATGACCCCGAGCGCATCCGGGAAGCGATTAAGAGTGTACATAACGGAAACAACGTTATCCAGGATGTGGTCCTGGATAAGCTGATTGAAAGTATGGGCGGGAGGCAGCAGTCGGAAGCAGCAGAGACTTCCTCCCCGCTGAAGGAAGAGACAATGGAGTTCCCCTTTGACCGGACGTTGTTCACCAGGCGTGAGCTGGATGTGATGTCTTTGATTGCAGAGGGTCATTCCAATAAAGGCATCTCCGGCAAGCTGTTTATCTCTGAGGGTACCACGGCCAACTATATTACTTCAATCCTAAACAAAACAGCTCTCCAACACCGTACCCAGATTGCGATCTATTACCTCACAGGCCATACCCACACCTATGAAATCTAA
- a CDS encoding sensor histidine kinase, whose product MIFFVILMAGFTSTEPNRRLVLYILIYVALNTMISLAADGRVHRWLICVNLLYLLGCMRYIDPQFALLLPLGLCELAALPHLSARQGVYILFALPVPALFISSPLLVFYSCAAALTVLSYLLLRRQSIRSGKQDAELERMRRELESLVLKHSTNHELLKASEYTAKLEERNRLAQEIHDGLGHAMTGALIQMEAAKLLLHSDAPKAERLLQNAIGISKQGIEEIRLTLKNNKPAPQQLGLNRLKAAVEDFGGRTGLMTSLTHEGDMERISPLHWRIIQENVTEALTNSAKYAGSSAVHVRISVLGHYVQAVVSDRGQGAPRIVKGLGLIGMEERAAALGGTVIADGHEGFTVTTLLPYGKR is encoded by the coding sequence ATGATATTCTTCGTAATCCTGATGGCCGGCTTCACGTCCACTGAGCCTAATCGGCGGCTGGTGCTGTACATCCTGATCTATGTCGCGCTGAATACAATGATTTCCCTTGCCGCAGACGGCAGGGTCCATCGGTGGCTGATCTGTGTGAATCTGCTCTATCTGCTCGGTTGTATGCGGTATATTGATCCGCAATTTGCGCTATTGCTGCCGCTCGGACTCTGTGAGCTGGCGGCTCTTCCGCATCTTTCGGCCAGGCAGGGAGTGTACATCCTATTCGCCTTGCCAGTGCCGGCATTATTCATTTCAAGCCCGCTGCTTGTCTTCTACAGCTGCGCTGCCGCATTGACGGTGCTCAGTTATCTGCTGCTGCGGCGGCAGAGCATCCGCTCCGGCAAGCAAGACGCAGAGCTGGAGCGGATGCGCCGGGAACTGGAGTCGCTGGTCCTAAAGCACAGCACCAATCATGAACTGCTGAAGGCTTCGGAATATACAGCGAAGCTGGAAGAACGGAACCGGCTGGCCCAGGAAATTCATGATGGGCTTGGACATGCCATGACCGGAGCGCTGATCCAGATGGAGGCGGCCAAGCTACTGCTGCACAGCGATGCACCCAAGGCGGAAAGGCTGCTGCAGAATGCGATAGGAATCTCCAAGCAGGGAATAGAAGAGATTCGTCTGACGCTTAAGAATAACAAGCCTGCACCGCAACAGCTGGGACTCAACCGGCTTAAGGCAGCTGTGGAAGACTTCGGAGGAAGAACTGGACTGATGACCTCCCTTACGCATGAAGGCGACATGGAGCGGATCAGTCCGCTGCACTGGAGAATTATCCAGGAGAATGTAACGGAGGCCCTGACCAATTCGGCCAAATATGCGGGATCCTCCGCTGTGCATGTGCGGATCAGCGTGCTGGGGCATTACGTGCAGGCTGTGGTTTCGGACCGGGGGCAGGGTGCTCCGCGCATTGTAAAAGGCCTCGGGCTGATCGGTATGGAAGAACGGGCAGCGGCGCTGGGTGGCACAGTCATTGCCGACGGCCATGAAGGATTCACAGTGACCACGCTGCTGCCCTATGGAAAAAGATGA
- a CDS encoding ABC transporter ATP-binding protein, with translation MNVLELRGLTKKFGDYIAVDNMSLSIRQGEIFGFLGANGAGKSTTINMISMLLRPSKGEIRILDKDIMQQRRFAKLNLGIVPQDLAIYEDMTAYENVSFFAGLYGLRGARLKERSLEALAFVGLSDKAKALPRTFSGGMKRRLNIACAIAHKPKLIIMDEPTVGIDPQSRNYILASVRALNETGSTIIYTSHYMEEVEEICSRIAIVDHGKIIAEGTKEQLKASITDVKEISLDIKSPEGTEAGLLQSLPGVRLVMQEAGQLRIQSDVGMENLNLILRKLLEEGVEICSVEEREPNLETVFLTLTGRKLRD, from the coding sequence ATGAACGTATTGGAGCTTCGCGGTCTGACCAAAAAATTCGGTGATTACATCGCCGTCGACAATATGTCGCTTTCGATCAGGCAGGGGGAAATATTCGGGTTCCTGGGCGCCAACGGTGCCGGTAAAAGCACAACCATTAACATGATATCCATGCTGCTGCGTCCTTCAAAAGGCGAGATTCGCATCTTGGACAAGGATATTATGCAGCAAAGACGGTTCGCCAAGCTGAATCTGGGGATTGTACCCCAGGATCTGGCGATTTACGAGGACATGACCGCTTATGAGAATGTGAGTTTTTTTGCCGGACTGTACGGCCTGCGGGGTGCCAGACTGAAGGAACGCTCGCTGGAAGCTCTGGCCTTCGTTGGCCTTAGTGATAAAGCCAAAGCATTGCCGAGGACCTTCTCCGGAGGGATGAAGCGGAGGCTCAATATTGCCTGCGCCATTGCCCACAAGCCCAAACTGATTATTATGGACGAGCCGACCGTAGGCATTGATCCGCAGTCCCGCAATTATATCCTCGCTTCGGTACGGGCACTGAATGAAACGGGCAGCACAATCATCTACACCAGCCATTACATGGAGGAGGTAGAAGAGATCTGCTCACGAATCGCAATTGTTGACCATGGCAAGATTATTGCCGAAGGCACCAAGGAGCAGCTTAAGGCGAGTATCACGGATGTGAAGGAGATTAGTCTGGACATCAAATCACCGGAAGGAACGGAAGCCGGTCTGCTGCAGTCCCTTCCGGGTGTACGGCTGGTGATGCAGGAGGCGGGCCAGCTGCGGATTCAGAGCGATGTGGGCATGGAGAACTTAAACCTGATTCTGAGGAAGCTGCTGGAGGAAGGCGTAGAGATTTGCTCCGTCGAGGAGCGGGAGCCGAATCTGGAAACAGTATTCCTGACGCTTACCGGTCGTAAGCTGAGAGACTAA
- a CDS encoding ABC transporter permease — protein MNTLRIAYKEIKHGVRDWGTMLFMLAFPLALILILGLTLTNAFESGVDLAPVKVLVQDSSSNVELSKAFRSFSDGMERAGVQTELAAEGVDGRTEVELNRYADYIELRDDGILLYASSRSGIESNIVQGLLSSFTDRHNLAAVVAQSAPERLNKVFTDLPEQSYIREVAVNSERTPTSLDYYAVAMTAMIGLWSALPASGLIRSEISRGTAQRLAIAPVSRGEILTGKLLGSFVINTLCVLLLILVSKYGFGAYWGERAGEVLLILLSEITMAISLGLACGYVMKGAASQGIVLVILQVASLAGGAFFPVSEGGGLLGWLVNWSPMHWTHQALTAVINGNTNSGVWGAIGLNLGLAVLFLGSSIIILRQREGI, from the coding sequence TTGAATACGTTAAGAATTGCTTACAAAGAAATCAAACATGGAGTGCGTGACTGGGGAACGATGCTGTTCATGCTGGCATTCCCGCTTGCGTTGATCCTGATCTTGGGATTGACGTTGACGAATGCTTTTGAGAGCGGCGTGGACCTTGCACCGGTTAAAGTGCTGGTCCAGGATTCAAGCAGTAATGTGGAACTGTCGAAAGCTTTTCGCTCGTTCTCTGACGGTATGGAGCGCGCGGGGGTGCAGACCGAGCTTGCGGCTGAGGGAGTGGATGGCCGCACTGAGGTGGAGTTGAACCGTTATGCCGATTATATTGAGCTGCGGGATGACGGGATTCTGCTTTATGCCAGCAGCCGCAGCGGGATTGAGAGCAACATTGTGCAAGGGCTGCTGAGTTCCTTCACAGACCGCCATAATCTGGCTGCTGTCGTTGCGCAGTCTGCTCCTGAGCGCCTGAACAAGGTGTTCACGGATCTGCCGGAGCAGAGCTATATCAGGGAGGTTGCCGTTAACTCGGAGAGAACGCCAACCTCTCTCGATTATTATGCGGTAGCCATGACCGCCATGATCGGATTGTGGAGTGCATTGCCGGCGTCCGGACTGATCCGCAGTGAAATTTCACGCGGCACCGCCCAGAGACTGGCGATTGCTCCGGTATCGAGGGGGGAGATTCTGACCGGCAAGCTGCTCGGCAGCTTTGTCATTAATACGCTCTGTGTTCTACTGTTGATACTGGTCAGCAAATATGGATTCGGCGCCTATTGGGGAGAACGGGCAGGTGAGGTGCTGCTGATACTACTCTCGGAGATTACGATGGCTATCAGCTTAGGGCTGGCCTGCGGTTATGTGATGAAGGGGGCGGCCTCGCAGGGCATTGTGCTGGTCATTCTGCAGGTGGCTTCATTGGCCGGAGGGGCGTTCTTTCCAGTCAGTGAAGGTGGAGGACTGCTGGGCTGGCTGGTCAATTGGTCGCCGATGCACTGGACCCATCAGGCGCTAACGGCTGTCATTAACGGCAATACAAACTCAGGAGTGTGGGGGGCCATTGGCCTGAATCTTGGACTTGCGGTTTTGTTCCTGGGATCATCTATCATTATCTTAAGACAAAGGGAGGGCATCTAA
- a CDS encoding ABC transporter permease, with protein sequence MLKDIWFLVTRTLRATFRKRSTLLLYFGLPIAGILLCTVLYGSQGEAELRVGVVNSDGEAQIAMDTIGFVKSMDTVKLVEVTADELKQQLAASDLDLGLILDPGYSQSVLEGLPAHITIQSVKGAEVTAYMKALLYGYIDNISVIAGAAEGDGTKFDELNSLYRNADFKLATEAVADSSAEQRLTFQSIGFLLLFMMTSAFNLSELIIRNRENRTYFRVLSSPINARTYVLSNIIVNLIIMVLQIAVTLFFMQQVFGLNSGVPAGRLFLLLSMFALVSVSISLVIVSLARSTAAASALQNLIITPTCFISGCFFPISIMPDTVQRIASFLPQTWVLESFSSLQSGTSLAGISFDLVVLFAFAMVFFLIATYSFGRNNDTRNFV encoded by the coding sequence ATGCTTAAGGATATTTGGTTTCTGGTTACACGGACCCTTAGGGCAACCTTCCGCAAGCGTTCAACGTTATTGCTCTATTTTGGACTTCCGATTGCCGGAATTCTGCTGTGTACCGTACTGTATGGATCCCAAGGAGAAGCCGAGCTGAGGGTGGGGGTGGTGAACAGCGACGGGGAGGCGCAGATCGCCATGGACACGATCGGTTTCGTGAAATCGATGGATACCGTGAAGCTGGTGGAGGTGACGGCGGACGAACTGAAGCAGCAGCTTGCTGCAAGCGACCTGGATCTTGGCCTGATCCTTGATCCCGGCTACTCTCAGAGCGTACTTGAGGGGCTGCCGGCCCATATCACGATCCAATCGGTGAAGGGGGCGGAGGTCACAGCCTATATGAAAGCCCTGCTCTATGGATATATAGACAATATAAGTGTGATAGCCGGAGCCGCTGAAGGGGATGGCACGAAATTTGATGAACTGAACAGCCTCTACCGGAATGCCGATTTCAAACTTGCCACTGAGGCGGTAGCGGACAGCTCTGCCGAGCAACGCCTGACCTTTCAGTCGATTGGCTTCCTGCTGCTGTTCATGATGACTTCGGCCTTCAATCTGTCAGAGCTGATTATCAGGAACCGGGAGAACCGGACGTATTTCCGCGTGCTGTCCTCGCCGATTAATGCCCGGACCTATGTATTGTCCAATATTATCGTTAACCTCATCATCATGGTGCTGCAAATCGCCGTTACGCTGTTCTTCATGCAGCAGGTCTTCGGGCTGAACTCGGGAGTTCCGGCTGGCCGCCTGTTCTTGCTGCTCAGCATGTTTGCCCTGGTTTCTGTCAGCATCTCGCTTGTCATCGTATCGCTTGCCCGCAGTACAGCTGCGGCTTCAGCGCTGCAGAACCTGATTATTACGCCAACCTGCTTCATCTCCGGCTGTTTCTTTCCGATCAGCATCATGCCGGATACGGTGCAGCGGATTGCCAGCTTCCTGCCGCAGACCTGGGTATTGGAGTCCTTCAGCAGTCTGCAGTCCGGCACAAGCCTGGCAGGAATCAGCTTTGATCTGGTCGTTCTGTTCGCTTTCGCAATGGTATTCTTCCTGATTGCGACCTATAGCTTCGGGCGCAATAATGATACCCGGAACTTTGTATGA
- a CDS encoding spermidine synthase, producing the protein MNPRIQTRSSNHDITVYDTTELYGETGRFRVMQFSNLAIQGAMDLDQPQRILFEYPRAILHLMEWNQPYFEDVFVIGHGIGTIAGHYPEKRFKVAELDAEVVALSKSHFGYSGDNVWIGDGRLLLAQEKPQTYDYIVLDAFTAAGTPRHLVSSEFFSLTREKLASHGALLINLMGKGEHDPLINAIHTTLSEHYGHIEAFCLPSGTAGDLLNILLIASNRPLRFQARQMAGFSGMKPGEGYVIRD; encoded by the coding sequence GTGAACCCAAGAATCCAGACCCGCAGCAGCAACCATGACATTACCGTGTATGACACCACAGAGCTGTACGGAGAGACCGGCAGATTCCGGGTCATGCAATTCTCCAACCTGGCCATTCAGGGCGCAATGGACCTTGATCAGCCGCAGCGCATTCTGTTTGAATATCCGCGGGCCATCCTTCATTTGATGGAGTGGAATCAGCCTTATTTCGAGGACGTATTTGTCATCGGCCACGGGATTGGTACGATTGCCGGCCATTACCCGGAGAAACGCTTCAAAGTAGCTGAGCTGGACGCTGAAGTCGTAGCACTTAGCAAATCGCATTTCGGATACAGCGGAGATAACGTATGGATCGGGGACGGGCGTCTCTTGCTGGCGCAGGAGAAACCGCAGACCTATGATTATATTGTGCTGGACGCCTTCACCGCAGCGGGAACCCCGCGCCATCTGGTATCCAGCGAATTCTTCAGTCTTACCAGGGAGAAGCTGGCATCCCATGGCGCCTTGCTGATCAACCTGATGGGCAAAGGCGAGCATGATCCGCTGATCAATGCGATTCATACCACCTTAAGTGAACATTACGGCCATATTGAAGCTTTCTGCCTCCCTTCAGGCACCGCTGGCGATCTGCTCAACATCCTGCTGATCGCCAGCAACCGGCCCCTGCGTTTCCAGGCCCGCCAGATGGCTGGCTTCAGCGGAATGAAGCCGGGCGAAGGGTATGTTATCCGGGACTAA
- a CDS encoding response regulator yields MLQIVIVDDEVLIREGLARMIAKESREFQVTGTYGDGKLLLDELDPAHVDVVITDIRMPQIDGLELIKQLKATHPRIRCILMSGFVEFNYAREAIRSSAVDYLLKPINKEQLFELLYSLDEERRLLRDTEQRQRSGLLLTLLHLEEPSPTLLSGLTLPQPHFLLLVLKAGSSEVLDACSIRLRQEQDGLFDLLELRQGRQAWIWYSPEPLGDEALAAIRSRLLAVNGQQLHVGYSRSYSSPEQLRQAYLEAGAACDAGIFSPEPLYYAGFEQLHPLKRTNVDPFASRREGLIHDLQILDVAGVMERIRQLFCMLQSQKASTEQIIRVCRLLEETAAAELQEFEPLYRSFAGRQLEERLESCMAFTDMETTFSSVFSAALHAIRTSRLEMSGTAIETVKRWIAANYNQHSELNALAHMVYLTPSYLSKLFKQETGLTLTDYIIEIRIRKAKQLLKQAPDLKVHEIGAEVGYADPAYFNKLFKRVVGVTPSEYKRISMV; encoded by the coding sequence TTGCTGCAGATTGTAATTGTGGATGATGAGGTCCTGATTCGGGAAGGTCTGGCCCGCATGATTGCCAAGGAGAGCCGGGAGTTTCAGGTCACCGGAACCTATGGTGACGGGAAGCTGCTGCTGGATGAGCTTGATCCTGCTCATGTTGATGTCGTGATTACTGATATCCGTATGCCGCAGATTGACGGGCTGGAGCTGATCAAGCAGCTCAAAGCCACCCATCCGCGAATCCGCTGCATCCTGATGAGCGGCTTCGTTGAATTCAACTACGCCCGGGAAGCCATCCGCAGCTCGGCAGTCGACTACCTGCTTAAGCCGATCAACAAAGAGCAGCTGTTCGAGCTGCTGTACAGTCTGGACGAGGAGCGGCGGCTTCTGCGTGACACAGAGCAGCGCCAGCGCTCCGGGCTGCTGCTTACACTTCTGCATCTGGAGGAGCCTTCCCCCACGCTTTTGTCCGGCCTAACCTTGCCCCAGCCTCATTTCTTGCTGCTGGTGCTGAAGGCAGGCTCGTCAGAAGTCCTGGATGCCTGCTCCATCCGGCTGCGTCAGGAGCAGGACGGGCTGTTCGATCTGCTGGAGCTCCGCCAGGGACGGCAGGCCTGGATCTGGTACTCTCCAGAGCCGCTGGGTGACGAGGCTCTGGCTGCTATCCGCAGCCGGCTGCTTGCCGTCAACGGGCAACAGCTCCATGTCGGCTATAGCCGCTCGTATTCCAGTCCGGAACAGCTCAGACAGGCCTATCTGGAAGCGGGAGCGGCTTGCGATGCCGGCATTTTCAGCCCGGAACCGCTGTATTATGCAGGTTTTGAGCAGCTCCACCCGCTCAAAAGAACGAACGTCGACCCCTTTGCTTCGCGCCGGGAGGGGCTGATCCATGACCTGCAGATTCTCGATGTCGCCGGCGTAATGGAACGTATCCGCCAGTTGTTCTGTATGCTACAATCGCAGAAGGCCTCAACGGAGCAGATCATCCGTGTCTGCCGGCTGCTGGAGGAAACTGCTGCAGCCGAGCTGCAGGAATTCGAACCGCTCTACAGGAGTTTCGCAGGACGGCAGCTGGAGGAGCGGCTCGAGTCCTGCATGGCTTTTACTGACATGGAGACCACGTTTAGCTCTGTGTTCTCGGCCGCCCTTCACGCGATCCGCACCAGCCGCCTGGAAATGTCCGGCACGGCAATAGAAACCGTAAAGCGCTGGATCGCAGCCAACTACAACCAGCACTCGGAGCTGAATGCGCTGGCCCATATGGTGTATCTGACACCCAGTTATTTAAGCAAGCTGTTCAAGCAGGAGACTGGACTCACACTTACCGATTACATTATCGAAATCCGCATCCGCAAGGCCAAGCAGCTGCTGAAGCAGGCCCCTGACCTGAAGGTTCACGAAATTGGAGCCGAAGTCGGCTATGCTGATCCGGCTTATTTCAATAAGCTGTTCAAACGGGTGGTCGGCGTCACTCCCAGTGAATATAAACGAATCTCAATGGTGTAA
- a CDS encoding sensor histidine kinase encodes MVSSLRGFIRNLWLFLANLPMERKLIVVFIFLISLPITYVSYLSSRSMFNTVLVNATDSAGQMTANASGTIDRYIADLKRNTALPLYNTDVQFYLEQQITDWGKNTTMSMFLSYLNHTKEEIAAVYLVDLYGSVFYDKDASINQLFPAERLAKWRILSEAAGVAPVIQGRHTIRVNSNEQRDVFSILRTVSSVSTLKNIGILVFDVDINLFKGITETVNAVTQGNTLIVDHSGELMYASDSQDNPLQRDDMEKLHLPQLLAQVTQPEGHFELDLEGQSYLAVYTVSKQTGWTTLVTIPRSRILSPVERNRNMLIITTLIIIAFALFVATVISHALTKPLKSMVRLMKQVQHGNLEVWLKPRYNDEIGMLGSHFNRMIIRVKDLLQEVSLTEKRKQKADMRALQNQINPHFIYNTLESIRMLAESSDDPRVAKLTYLLGLQMRYSITRSDETVTIREELEHVRNYLDLLQIRFPGKFNLSIEVPDRFLPLPVIKLVFQPIVENAVFHGLERKEGPGTLAISAWNENGNAVFCVEDNGVGMDEDTLRSLNGSLKDGATGEMFGIGLRNVNERVRLHYGSCFGLSVESKPGAGTRVTLRIEDGSAYEGE; translated from the coding sequence ATGGTATCCTCTCTTCGTGGCTTCATTCGCAACCTGTGGTTATTCCTGGCCAACCTGCCGATGGAACGCAAGCTGATTGTCGTCTTCATCTTCCTGATCTCGCTGCCGATTACATATGTCAGCTACCTCTCCTCCCGCTCCATGTTCAACACTGTACTGGTCAATGCAACCGACAGCGCCGGCCAGATGACAGCCAACGCCTCGGGCACCATTGACCGCTACATTGCGGACCTTAAGCGCAATACGGCACTGCCCCTGTACAATACCGATGTGCAGTTCTATCTGGAGCAGCAGATTACCGACTGGGGCAAGAATACCACAATGTCCATGTTCCTGAGCTACCTGAACCACACCAAGGAAGAGATCGCAGCCGTATATCTGGTCGACCTGTATGGCTCAGTATTCTATGACAAGGATGCAAGCATCAACCAGCTCTTCCCGGCAGAACGGCTGGCCAAATGGAGAATACTCAGCGAAGCGGCCGGGGTCGCGCCTGTCATCCAAGGCAGACACACGATCCGGGTCAATTCGAATGAGCAGCGCGACGTATTCAGCATCTTACGTACAGTTTCCTCTGTAAGCACACTGAAGAATATCGGCATTCTCGTGTTTGATGTCGATATCAACCTGTTCAAGGGCATCACCGAAACAGTCAACGCTGTAACGCAGGGGAATACGCTGATTGTCGATCATTCAGGGGAATTGATGTATGCCAGTGATAGCCAGGATAATCCGTTACAGCGGGACGACATGGAGAAGCTGCATCTCCCCCAGCTGCTGGCGCAGGTGACACAGCCCGAAGGCCACTTCGAGCTCGATTTGGAGGGACAGTCCTATCTGGCTGTATATACCGTTTCCAAACAGACCGGTTGGACCACATTGGTCACCATTCCGCGCTCCCGCATTCTTTCACCTGTGGAGCGAAACCGCAACATGCTGATTATCACGACCCTGATCATCATTGCCTTTGCGCTGTTTGTGGCTACTGTGATCTCTCATGCGCTGACGAAGCCGCTGAAATCGATGGTCCGCCTGATGAAGCAGGTGCAGCACGGCAATCTGGAGGTCTGGCTTAAGCCAAGGTACAATGATGAGATCGGGATGCTTGGCAGCCACTTCAACCGGATGATTATCCGGGTCAAGGACCTGCTGCAGGAGGTCTCTCTTACGGAGAAACGCAAGCAGAAGGCCGATATGCGCGCACTCCAGAATCAGATCAACCCCCATTTCATCTACAACACGCTGGAATCGATCCGGATGCTGGCGGAGAGCAGCGATGATCCGCGGGTAGCCAAGCTGACCTATCTGCTCGGCCTGCAGATGCGGTACAGCATCACCCGCAGCGATGAGACTGTCACGATCAGGGAAGAGCTGGAGCATGTGCGCAACTACCTTGACCTGCTGCAGATCCGCTTCCCCGGTAAATTCAACTTAAGTATAGAAGTGCCGGACCGTTTCCTTCCGCTGCCTGTGATCAAGCTGGTGTTTCAGCCGATTGTTGAGAATGCGGTATTTCATGGGCTGGAGCGTAAGGAAGGGCCGGGCACGCTGGCTATCTCCGCCTGGAACGAGAACGGCAACGCCGTATTCTGTGTAGAGGACAACGGGGTTGGCATGGATGAGGACACCCTCCGCTCCCTGAACGGAAGTCTGAAGGATGGTGCCACCGGTGAGATGTTCGGCATTGGCCTGCGAAATGTGAATGAACGGGTCCGGCTGCATTACGGCAGTTGCTTTGGACTAAGCGTCGAGAGCAAGCCCGGAGCCGGGACCCGGGTCACGCTGCGGATCGAAGATGGCTCTGCCTATGAGGGAGAATGA
- a CDS encoding carbohydrate ABC transporter permease, which yields MTHSKFRLTDFFKYLSLLIGVFVVLFPPYVVIINAFKSTDEFNSSSSMALPKSFLNFDNFVAVFQRGGLLSGFGNVLVIIIITLTLNILFGTMVAYVLGRFSFKLKPLVFGAYLVATVIPSITTQVATFGIIKNMGLYNTLGAPIVLYIGADVIQIILYLQFIRNIPVDLDENAMVEGASLFKIYRSIIFPLLAPATATLVILKTISIYNDMYIPYLYMPKQSLGVVTTILMRFQGVNSGEWNMICAAILLILLPTVVLYFFLQRYIFEGVTSGAVK from the coding sequence ATGACACACTCTAAATTCCGCCTTACCGATTTCTTTAAATACCTGTCGCTGCTGATTGGCGTGTTCGTCGTCCTCTTCCCCCCCTATGTGGTTATCATCAACGCCTTCAAATCTACGGATGAATTCAACAGCAGCAGCTCGATGGCTCTGCCGAAGAGCTTCCTCAACTTTGACAATTTCGTTGCCGTCTTCCAGCGCGGGGGACTGCTCTCCGGGTTCGGCAATGTGCTGGTGATTATAATAATTACATTGACCCTGAACATTCTCTTTGGGACAATGGTAGCGTATGTGCTGGGCCGCTTCTCTTTCAAGCTGAAGCCGCTAGTGTTCGGCGCTTATCTGGTGGCAACGGTTATCCCCAGCATCACTACGCAGGTGGCGACGTTTGGCATCATCAAGAATATGGGACTCTACAACACACTGGGAGCGCCGATTGTATTGTACATTGGTGCCGACGTGATCCAGATCATTCTATATCTGCAGTTCATCCGCAATATTCCCGTAGATCTGGATGAGAACGCCATGGTTGAAGGAGCATCCCTGTTCAAAATATACCGTTCGATCATCTTCCCGCTGCTAGCTCCGGCAACAGCCACACTGGTGATTCTCAAAACGATCAGCATCTATAACGATATGTACATTCCTTACCTCTATATGCCCAAGCAGAGCCTGGGTGTGGTCACCACCATCCTCATGCGCTTTCAGGGCGTGAATTCTGGAGAATGGAACATGATCTGTGCCGCAATCCTGCTGATCCTGCTGCCGACGGTGGTGCTGTATTTCTTCCTGCAGCGCTATATCTTTGAAGGTGTAACCAGCGGGGCAGTCAAGTAG
- a CDS encoding carbohydrate ABC transporter permease, translating to MFGTLSYNKQKTIIIVSFLLIPLILLGTFTYYPALKLVYYSFTNWDGYSPEKPWVGLDNYKEVFSNPDIFKVFTHNFAYFVMGLIQNIVAIYFAVLLNSKLRGKNAFRIMLFLPYIMNGVAVAFMFGYVFDTTNGSLNLFLNSIGLTGLGQTSWLGTETLVNYSLASTGLWRFMGYNMVIYIASLQAIPRDIYEASKIDGASSLQTLWRITLPNMKTVIQLNLFLTVTGALEVFDLPFVLTKGGPAGASQTYVQRVVDTAFAFNNYGLASAMSIILLFFVVVVLLVQQLVLSRGGDK from the coding sequence ATGTTCGGAACATTATCCTATAACAAACAGAAGACGATCATTATCGTATCGTTCCTGCTGATTCCACTGATACTGCTGGGGACGTTCACGTATTATCCGGCGCTTAAGCTGGTCTACTACAGCTTTACGAATTGGGACGGCTACAGCCCCGAGAAGCCCTGGGTGGGCCTCGACAATTACAAGGAGGTCTTCTCCAATCCCGATATCTTCAAGGTGTTCACCCATAACTTCGCTTATTTCGTGATGGGCCTCATCCAGAACATTGTTGCGATCTATTTCGCGGTGTTGCTGAACAGCAAGCTGCGCGGCAAAAACGCGTTCCGGATCATGCTTTTCCTGCCTTATATTATGAATGGGGTCGCCGTAGCTTTTATGTTCGGATATGTTTTTGACACCACCAACGGCTCGCTCAACCTGTTCCTGAACAGCATCGGACTCACCGGACTTGGCCAGACCAGCTGGCTCGGCACCGAGACCTTGGTCAACTATTCGCTGGCCTCCACCGGCCTCTGGCGGTTCATGGGCTATAACATGGTCATTTACATCGCTTCGCTGCAGGCCATTCCACGTGATATTTATGAAGCCTCCAAGATTGACGGGGCCAGTTCGCTCCAGACCTTGTGGAGAATCACGCTGCCCAACATGAAGACTGTTATTCAGCTGAATCTGTTCCTCACCGTTACCGGAGCGCTCGAAGTGTTCGATCTGCCCTTCGTCCTGACCAAAGGCGGACCTGCCGGTGCGAGTCAGACCTACGTGCAGCGTGTCGTCGATACCGCATTCGCTTTTAACAATTACGGCTTGGCTTCAGCTATGAGTATTATCCTGCTGTTTTTTGTAGTAGTGGTTCTGCTTGTTCAGCAATTGGTGCTCAGCCGGGGAGGAGATAAGTAG